One window of Entelurus aequoreus isolate RoL-2023_Sb linkage group LG06, RoL_Eaeq_v1.1, whole genome shotgun sequence genomic DNA carries:
- the ccdc103 gene encoding coiled-coil domain-containing protein 103, translating into MASSQRDVIDFSALEKELRTSVASERKYKRENDAKLRAVSQGVSSYQQFRDMVLTCHLKPLDQDDKNAPRKQPWNPLVGPDIKHAVTPDPDYRRDS; encoded by the exons ATGGCCTCCTCCCAGCGTGACGTCATCGACTTTTCCGCCCTGGAAAAAGAGTTGCGGACGAGCGTGGCGTCCGAACGCAAATACAAACGGGAGAACGACGCCAAGCTGAGAGCCGTCAGTCAGGGCGTGTCCTCCTACCAGCAGTTCAG AGACATGGTTCTCACCTGTCACCTGAAACCGCTGGACCAGGACGACAAGAACGCTCCACGCAAACAACCATGGAACCCTCTGGTTGGCCCCGACATCAAGCACGCCGTGACCCCTGACCCTGATTACAGACGTGACTCCTGA